Proteins from a single region of Sporosarcina sp. P33:
- a CDS encoding dUTP diphosphatase yields the protein MDLNKMFEMQRELDERIVKEKGLEGQDLLLDKILALQVELGECANEWRGFKFWSVDREPRIKAYSHHEEKQCGDNGFSSIAKYDKNPLLEEYVDCLHFILSIGLDLEFHLLVKEARPVNNRSIAKQFVFISTKVGTMLAYESLPNYLHIIENFIGLGEMLGFTWEQIEQAYYNKNKVNHVRQDTGY from the coding sequence TTGGACTTAAATAAAATGTTTGAAATGCAACGCGAGTTGGATGAACGGATTGTGAAAGAGAAGGGGTTGGAAGGACAGGACCTGCTGTTGGATAAGATTTTGGCTTTGCAGGTAGAGCTAGGCGAGTGTGCGAATGAATGGCGCGGTTTTAAATTTTGGAGCGTGGATCGGGAACCGAGAATCAAAGCGTATTCACATCACGAAGAAAAACAATGCGGGGATAATGGATTTTCAAGCATAGCAAAATATGATAAAAACCCTCTGCTCGAAGAATACGTGGATTGCTTGCACTTTATTTTGTCGATTGGGTTGGATTTGGAATTTCATCTATTAGTGAAAGAAGCAAGGCCCGTGAATAACCGAAGTATTGCCAAGCAGTTCGTCTTCATTTCAACGAAAGTAGGAACGATGCTTGCCTACGAAAGTTTGCCGAATTATCTCCATATCATTGAAAACTTTATCGGCCTTGGTGAAATGCTCGGATTCACCTGGGAACAAATAGAGCAAGCCTACTACAACAAAAACAAAGTCAACCACGTTAGACAAGACACAGGGTATTGA
- a CDS encoding SANT/Myb-like DNA-binding domain-containing protein: MNRHRKNWTAEEVEYLEDQWGVISYKTIAKKLGRTVNSVKIKATRLNLGDPRKCFNGLTLLQLSEVIGVNYNALNHWVKVYDLPVVNKRLASKKSVMFIKIEDFWKWAEKNKEMIDFSRFEKNMLGAEEEWVGVKRSADQAKRLYVDKSNKNPWSEEEDRMLRSMVNAHSFTYPEIAQRLKRSQGAVKRRLLDLDMKARPVRLNNQVKYTHADVAALLDLVSKGYSMEDIGYRLNKSALGIRGKLERMGYKFRNGVPYKLDGEAEVNANEKQTNEQSVCTS; the protein is encoded by the coding sequence ATGAATAGACATCGTAAAAATTGGACCGCTGAAGAAGTGGAATATTTGGAAGATCAGTGGGGTGTTATTTCTTACAAAACCATTGCGAAGAAGCTGGGGCGCACAGTTAACAGCGTAAAAATAAAAGCAACACGTCTTAATCTGGGAGATCCGCGTAAATGTTTTAACGGGTTAACGCTCTTGCAGCTGTCAGAAGTTATAGGGGTTAATTACAACGCGCTGAATCATTGGGTGAAAGTATACGACTTGCCAGTAGTAAATAAACGGCTTGCTTCCAAGAAAAGTGTCATGTTCATCAAAATAGAAGACTTTTGGAAGTGGGCTGAAAAGAACAAAGAAATGATTGATTTCTCAAGGTTTGAAAAGAATATGCTCGGTGCTGAAGAAGAGTGGGTGGGAGTGAAGCGCAGTGCAGATCAGGCGAAGCGTCTATATGTTGATAAGTCAAATAAGAACCCCTGGTCAGAAGAAGAGGATCGAATGCTTAGAAGCATGGTAAACGCACACAGCTTCACTTATCCAGAAATAGCGCAACGCCTGAAAAGGTCACAAGGTGCTGTTAAACGAAGGCTCTTGGATCTGGATATGAAAGCACGTCCAGTAAGGCTGAATAACCAAGTCAAGTATACACATGCAGATGTTGCAGCATTGCTGGATTTAGTAAGTAAAGGATACAGCATGGAAGATATCGGCTACAGATTAAATAAAAGTGCTCTCGGAATACGCGGTAAGTTGGAGCGTATGGGCTACAAGTTTAGAAATGGTGTGCCTTACAAGCTCGATGGGGAGGCAGAAGTGAATGCAAACGAAAAGCAGACGAACGAACAATCAGTGTGTACGAGCTAA
- the ssb gene encoding single-stranded DNA-binding protein — protein MINRVVLVGRLTKDPELKYTQAGIAVVRFTLAVNRAFSNNQGEREADFINCVAWRKQAENISNYLRKGSLAGVDGRIQTGSFEDQDGKRVYTTEVVADSTQFLEPRNNAQQRSQQPQQQTQSNTQTNKYNSPGNYGGHSQQYAPPENSGGLPIY, from the coding sequence ATGATAAATAGAGTTGTACTTGTCGGCAGGCTAACAAAAGACCCGGAGCTAAAATACACTCAAGCAGGAATTGCAGTCGTTCGTTTCACTTTAGCGGTGAATAGAGCGTTCTCGAACAATCAAGGCGAACGCGAAGCAGACTTTATCAATTGTGTGGCATGGAGAAAACAAGCGGAGAATATTTCAAATTATCTTAGAAAAGGGAGTTTGGCAGGAGTGGATGGACGAATTCAAACAGGCAGCTTTGAAGACCAGGACGGAAAGCGGGTGTATACGACAGAAGTTGTTGCAGACAGCACGCAGTTTTTGGAACCCCGTAATAATGCACAGCAAAGATCACAGCAACCTCAACAACAAACGCAATCCAATACTCAAACGAACAAATACAACAGCCCAGGCAATTACGGTGGACATTCTCAACAGTATGCACCGCCTGAAAACTCCGGCGGCTTACCAATCTACTAA
- a CDS encoding ATP-binding protein — protein MQKLSDAMSNVMENLKKSGRMESTSNYCEHESIASLGRTITKRYQKLMFDGIEVCPKCESERETEELEKKESARLNRALFSKNYLTLESKSLFKDKTLIRATFKNYECSPNSEEETNKARAIKAVNQYRSGNKFNTLFHGDPGVGKSHLAMSIIRNMNETDNQDRTCLFIDIDEMLSRVRDSFSNKESIYTERYFIQLLSKVDFLVLDDLGAETGATGTDKKASDYTIRILKGIADSRQDKSTIFTTNLDRESLCRMYDAKTVSRLLRDTYVIKFENTSDKRIRNINF, from the coding sequence ATGCAGAAACTATCGGACGCGATGAGCAACGTAATGGAAAACCTAAAAAAATCTGGTCGGATGGAGTCAACTTCTAATTATTGCGAACATGAATCAATCGCATCATTAGGCAGGACGATTACAAAGCGTTATCAAAAGCTTATGTTTGACGGCATAGAAGTATGTCCTAAATGCGAAAGTGAGCGAGAAACTGAAGAGTTAGAAAAGAAAGAATCTGCTCGACTTAACCGCGCGTTGTTCAGTAAAAACTATTTAACATTAGAAAGCAAATCCCTCTTTAAAGATAAAACATTGATTCGTGCAACCTTCAAAAACTATGAATGTTCACCGAACTCTGAAGAAGAGACGAATAAAGCACGCGCGATCAAAGCGGTCAATCAATACAGATCAGGCAACAAATTCAATACATTGTTTCATGGCGATCCAGGTGTCGGTAAAAGTCATCTGGCTATGAGCATCATCCGGAATATGAACGAAACGGATAATCAAGATCGCACTTGTTTGTTTATCGACATTGACGAGATGTTATCCAGAGTGCGCGACAGTTTCTCAAACAAAGAAAGTATATACACAGAGCGGTATTTCATCCAGCTGCTATCAAAGGTTGATTTTCTGGTTCTGGATGATCTGGGAGCGGAAACAGGAGCTACGGGCACGGACAAAAAAGCTTCCGACTACACAATACGCATATTAAAAGGCATAGCAGACTCCAGGCAAGACAAATCTACTATCTTCACTACCAATCTCGACCGAGAATCGTTGTGTCGCATGTATGACGCAAAAACAGTCTCCAGGCTGTTGCGCGACACATATGTAATTAAGTTTGAAAACACCTCAGATAAAAGAATACGAAATATTAATTTTTAG
- a CDS encoding phage replisome organizer N-terminal domain-containing protein, which yields MADVKWIKLSVSMFDDEKIKLIEQMPEADTLLVIWLKLLAQAGKTNASGYIYLSENIPYTEEMLAAIFHRPLATVRLALKTFKDFGMLELDEHSYLSIANWEKHQNIDGLEKMRKQTRERVARHRQLKAINAPSKNVDKNVTLHSVTGNETVTNGNATELELELEKNKKEIIPFVEIINYLNNAASANYRSTTRKTKDLIQARWNEGFRLEDFYKVIDIKTKEWINDSKMSKFIRPDTLFGTKFESYLNQKEVSRNAETIGRDEQRNGKPKKIWSDGVNF from the coding sequence ATGGCAGATGTAAAGTGGATTAAATTAAGCGTCAGCATGTTTGATGATGAAAAGATCAAGCTAATCGAACAAATGCCCGAAGCTGACACGCTATTGGTCATTTGGTTAAAGTTGCTAGCGCAAGCGGGAAAAACGAACGCAAGCGGTTATATATACCTAAGCGAAAATATTCCGTACACAGAGGAGATGCTTGCAGCTATATTTCATCGCCCTCTAGCAACAGTTCGTCTGGCGCTCAAGACGTTTAAGGACTTTGGAATGTTGGAGTTGGATGAGCATTCATACCTAAGTATAGCGAATTGGGAGAAGCACCAGAACATTGACGGGCTAGAAAAGATGAGAAAACAAACCAGAGAAAGGGTGGCCAGGCACAGACAACTCAAGGCTATCAACGCTCCGTCAAAAAACGTCGACAAAAATGTAACGTTACACAGCGTTACAGGTAACGAAACAGTAACGAATGGTAACGCAACAGAACTAGAATTAGAACTAGAAAAGAATAAGAAAGAGATAATACCTTTTGTCGAGATAATAAATTATCTCAACAACGCAGCCTCTGCTAACTACCGTTCAACTACCAGAAAAACAAAAGATTTGATTCAAGCTAGATGGAATGAAGGTTTTAGATTAGAAGACTTTTACAAAGTTATTGATATCAAAACAAAAGAGTGGATCAACGACTCGAAAATGAGTAAGTTCATTCGTCCAGATACTCTATTTGGCACTAAGTTTGAATCTTATTTAAATCAAAAGGAGGTTAGTCGTAATGCAGAAACTATCGGACGCGATGAGCAACGTAATGGAAAACCTAAAAAAATCTGGTCGGATGGAGTCAACTTCTAA
- a CDS encoding phage regulatory protein/antirepressor Ant — protein sequence MNQLMKAEVQMTSLDIAEIVGKEHKNVMRDIRNEIESLGEEISRLIFEQSTFTNSRGKEYPCYLFGKDGAMQLALKYDAKTRYKVIKRIEELENKQPEFNLPTNFKEALLQLVAAEEEKEQLQLENKILDQRVSEMEPKVTYVDEVLKSTDLMVTTQIADDYGMTAHAFNKLLNTHGIQYKINGQWLLYAKHKGQGYTKSHTSTFRKQDGSEGTRLMTKWTQKGRLYIYELLKAKNILPIMEKKGEQA from the coding sequence ATGAATCAGCTAATGAAAGCGGAAGTACAAATGACAAGTTTAGACATTGCGGAAATTGTAGGTAAAGAACACAAGAACGTCATGCGCGATATTCGTAATGAAATTGAATCTTTGGGCGAAGAAATCTCACGGCTCATTTTTGAGCAGTCAACTTTTACAAACAGTCGCGGCAAAGAATACCCCTGCTACTTATTCGGCAAAGACGGAGCGATGCAACTAGCTTTGAAATACGATGCCAAAACTAGATACAAGGTTATCAAGCGTATTGAAGAACTTGAAAACAAACAACCGGAATTCAATTTACCGACCAACTTCAAAGAAGCTCTTTTGCAATTAGTAGCAGCAGAAGAAGAAAAAGAGCAGTTGCAGTTAGAAAACAAAATACTCGACCAGCGAGTTAGCGAGATGGAGCCAAAAGTTACTTATGTCGACGAAGTTTTGAAGTCAACCGACTTAATGGTTACTACTCAAATAGCGGATGATTACGGAATGACTGCGCATGCATTCAATAAGCTGCTCAATACTCACGGCATCCAGTACAAGATTAACGGCCAGTGGTTACTCTACGCAAAGCATAAAGGTCAAGGCTACACAAAGTCACACACATCCACTTTCCGAAAGCAAGACGGATCAGAAGGAACGAGGCTCATGACGAAGTGGACGCAAAAAGGAAGGCTGTATATCTACGAACTTCTTAAAGCCAAAAATATCCTTCCAATCATGGAGAAGAAAGGTGAGCAAGCATGA
- a CDS encoding helix-turn-helix transcriptional regulator, whose protein sequence is MHFKLYVKRRESRVKQKEIASVLNINHATYSLKENGKSDFTLKEAMKLAEYFSCTLNDLFQEEEII, encoded by the coding sequence ATGCATTTCAAACTCTATGTTAAAAGAAGAGAATCGCGTGTAAAGCAAAAAGAAATCGCGAGTGTGCTGAATATTAATCACGCCACTTATTCATTAAAAGAAAATGGTAAGTCTGATTTTACTTTAAAAGAAGCTATGAAGTTAGCGGAATACTTCAGTTGTACACTTAATGATTTATTTCAAGAGGAGGAAATCATATGA
- a CDS encoding helix-turn-helix transcriptional regulator, whose translation MKQWNLIRLRSERGLKQKDMAKLLGITGETYGMKERGRHQFQMDEMFAVSQFFKMSIEDIFLPRNFGITEIRGEEGCISNSMLKEENRV comes from the coding sequence ATGAAGCAATGGAACTTGATTCGCTTGCGTAGCGAAAGAGGTTTGAAGCAGAAAGACATGGCAAAACTGTTGGGAATCACGGGAGAGACATACGGAATGAAGGAACGAGGTCGACATCAGTTCCAGATGGACGAGATGTTTGCTGTTAGTCAATTCTTTAAAATGTCGATTGAAGATATTTTTTTACCTAGAAACTTCGGTATTACCGAGATTAGAGGTGAAGAAGGATGCATTTCAAACTCTATGTTAAAAGAAGAGAATCGCGTGTAA
- a CDS encoding helix-turn-helix transcriptional regulator, with the protein MKEDDLSRFVGSKIKYYRRKKKLTQSELGELIGKKNNTVSNYETGTISPEQDALFAIAKALDIKVDDLFPEMNVVDDDNNFERALRMANGLELKEMNFLKELIEKTLSMQGEDREKFLESIRFTVEYYERMNQD; encoded by the coding sequence ATGAAGGAAGATGATTTGTCGAGGTTTGTTGGAAGTAAAATAAAGTATTACCGAAGAAAGAAGAAACTAACGCAAAGCGAATTAGGAGAGTTGATAGGTAAAAAAAATAACACTGTATCAAATTATGAAACCGGTACGATCTCGCCGGAGCAAGATGCTTTATTCGCTATCGCCAAAGCCCTTGATATTAAAGTGGATGATCTGTTCCCAGAAATGAATGTTGTGGATGACGATAATAACTTTGAACGCGCGTTACGGATGGCGAATGGATTAGAGTTGAAAGAAATGAATTTTTTGAAAGAGTTAATAGAAAAAACCCTCTCCATGCAGGGAGAGGATCGGGAAAAGTTTTTAGAAAGCATCAGGTTTACCGTGGAGTATTACGAGAGGATGAATCAAGACTAA
- a CDS encoding helix-turn-helix transcriptional regulator: MLAKSLNVTKQQVNKYVTNRQRMSLETAKNISSIVHCEIEDLYEWIEVGNDE; encoded by the coding sequence ATGTTAGCGAAAAGTTTGAATGTGACTAAACAACAGGTGAATAAATATGTCACCAACAGACAACGTATGTCACTCGAAACCGCTAAAAATATATCATCTATCGTCCACTGTGAAATTGAAGATTTGTACGAGTGGATCGAAGTAGGTAATGACGAGTAG
- a CDS encoding tyrosine-type recombinase/integrase yields the protein MAVKKDDSSKKWFFYGMHPNGKQYKRRGFRTKKEAQTAELKYLDEYENTEPGDDITFEVLAEEYLQWYEKRRKASSYIKISSIINTHLIPHFGDVDIKSIRPRDVTKYQDTIIGNFKPSHVKKIHTTLAAVLKHAVKQEYLKTNAATIAGNVELEEDKHINYWTLDEFKQFISVVNDPLYHALFMTLYYSGMRKGELLALTWGDIDFENNSILVNKTEYNRKVTSTKTKASNRTIVMPGHVMRLLSGLKSKNDKMTYVVFGEFHDSLSTSTLDRRYDRYIEESGVKRIRIHDFRHSHASYLINKGIIISVVAARLGHSDPATTLNVYSHLYPTTEKEAVLTMEDDFKPVQILKFKS from the coding sequence ATGGCAGTAAAAAAGGATGACAGCTCGAAAAAATGGTTCTTCTACGGAATGCACCCTAACGGCAAACAATATAAGCGCAGAGGATTCCGGACAAAAAAAGAAGCTCAAACCGCAGAATTGAAATACTTGGATGAGTATGAGAATACTGAGCCGGGTGATGATATAACGTTTGAAGTTTTAGCGGAGGAATACTTACAGTGGTATGAAAAGCGAAGAAAAGCATCCTCGTACATTAAGATCAGCAGCATCATTAATACGCATCTGATTCCGCATTTTGGAGATGTGGATATTAAATCTATCCGGCCGCGCGATGTTACGAAATATCAGGACACCATCATAGGAAACTTTAAACCATCCCATGTAAAGAAGATCCATACAACATTGGCTGCCGTACTAAAACATGCAGTAAAACAGGAATACTTAAAGACCAACGCCGCGACCATAGCGGGCAATGTAGAATTGGAAGAGGACAAGCATATCAACTACTGGACACTTGATGAGTTTAAACAGTTTATATCCGTTGTTAACGACCCACTTTATCATGCTTTATTTATGACTTTGTATTATTCGGGGATGAGGAAAGGGGAGTTGCTTGCACTTACTTGGGGAGATATAGATTTTGAAAACAATTCAATCCTGGTCAATAAAACCGAATACAACCGAAAGGTTACATCCACAAAAACAAAAGCATCCAATCGAACGATCGTGATGCCCGGTCACGTTATGCGGTTGTTATCCGGTTTGAAATCAAAGAATGACAAGATGACCTATGTAGTGTTCGGGGAGTTTCATGATAGTTTGTCGACTTCCACACTGGACAGAAGATATGACCGTTATATAGAGGAATCAGGAGTGAAGCGCATTCGCATACACGACTTCCGGCATTCGCACGCCAGTTATCTGATTAACAAGGGGATTATTATATCTGTGGTAGCTGCCCGCCTGGGTCACAGCGATCCTGCAACTACTTTAAACGTGTACTCTCACCTATATCCGACAACAGAAAAAGAAGCCGTACTCACAATGGAGGACGACTTCAAGCCTGTGCAGATATTGAAATTCAAATCTTGA
- the smpB gene encoding SsrA-binding protein SmpB has translation MAKGTGKVLAINKKANHDYAIEETIEAGIVLKGTEIKSIRKGKVQLRDAFVLIRNNEAWISNMHISPYEQGNIHNHDPVRVRKLLLHKKQIKSLVGTMKEQGYSIVPLKMYIKNGFAKVLIGVGKGKKLYDKRQDLKEKEHKRDMQRAFKARQQD, from the coding sequence ATGGCCAAAGGAACCGGTAAAGTACTCGCAATTAATAAAAAGGCGAATCATGATTACGCAATTGAAGAAACGATTGAAGCAGGAATCGTGCTAAAAGGTACAGAAATCAAATCCATCCGCAAAGGCAAAGTCCAGCTGCGTGATGCGTTTGTTTTAATCCGTAATAACGAAGCATGGATTTCCAATATGCACATCAGTCCGTATGAGCAGGGAAACATCCACAACCATGATCCCGTCCGCGTGCGGAAACTGCTGCTGCACAAAAAGCAGATCAAGTCACTCGTTGGGACGATGAAAGAACAAGGGTATTCGATCGTACCGCTGAAGATGTATATAAAGAACGGCTTCGCCAAAGTATTGATTGGTGTAGGTAAAGGGAAGAAGCTCTATGATAAGCGCCAGGACCTGAAAGAAAAAGAGCACAAGCGCGATATGCAGCGGGCATTCAAAGCCAGACAGCAAGATTGA